The proteins below come from a single Melospiza georgiana isolate bMelGeo1 chromosome 4, bMelGeo1.pri, whole genome shotgun sequence genomic window:
- the KLHL42 gene encoding kelch-like protein 42: MSLAERRRRRQQEEEEERAGEAGDGAGAGEEVVQIRLGDKCYPVCKRKLIEQSDYFRALYRSGMREAGQGQEEQLLRGGLSALGLELVLDFINTSCLARLEQEEGGEEEPPLLEELVEAASYLQVTPLLRLLLSQVRLGNCFELHRLAQVYGLQDLHDACLDFMAAHYHQVLRRPDARPHLLLPPALQQQLRERRMRGTATLVLLGDFMGPPGLPAGCHPAGDAPWAMLRYDEEAQRWLPLANNLPADLVSVRGYGSATLDNYLFIVGGYRITSQEISAAHCYNPCLNEWSQLASMNQKRSNFKLLAVSGKLYAIGGQSLSNVECYNPENDWWNFVASMPNPLAEFSACECKGKIYVIGGYTARGRNMSILQYCPTSDSWTNLELCDVHVRKQQMLSVEETIYLVGGCILEPGPGHRSSPSEDVLTVQSYNIATKEWLYLNENSSKSGLNLTCTLHNDGVYILSRNITLSSSLEQRLFLKYNIFTDTWETLGRFPAFGQNILICSMYLPDGRKV, translated from the exons ATGTCCCtggcggagcggcggcggcggcggcagcaggaggaggaagaggagcggGCAGGGGAAGCAGGGGATGGGGCCGGTGCCGGGGAGGAGGTGGTGCAGATCCGCCTGGGGGACAAGTGCTACCCGGTGTGCAAGAGGAAGCTGATCGAGCAGAGCGACTATTTCCGAGCGCTCTACCGCTCGGGCATGcgggaggcagggcagggccaggaggagcagctgctgcgcGGGGGGCTGAGcgccctggggctggagctggtgctggacTTCATCAACACGTcctgcctggccaggctggagcaggaggagggcgGCGAGGAGGAGCCGccgctgctggaggagctggtggaGGCCGCGTCCTACCTGCAGGTCACGCCcctgctgcggctgctgctgtcGCAGGTGCGCCTGGGCAACTGCTTCGAGCTGCACCGCCTGGCGCAGGTGTACGGCCTGCAGGACCTGCACGACGCCTGCCTGGACTTCATGGCCGCCCACTACCACCAGGTGCTGCGCAGGCCCGACGCCCGCCCgcacctcctgctgcccccggcgctgcagcagcagctgcgggAGCGGCGCATGAGGGGCACGGCCACGCTGGTGCTGCTCGGGGACTTCAtgggcccgccggggctgcccgcCGGCTGTCACCCCGCGGGGGACGCGCCCTGGGCCATGCTCCGCTACGACGAGGAGGCGCAGCGGTGGCTGCCGCTGGCCAACAACCTGCCCGCCGACCTGGTGAGCGTCCGCGGCTACGGCTCGGCCACGCTGGACAATTACCTGTTCATCGTCGGCGGCTACCGCATCACCAGCCAGGAGATCTCGGCCGCGCACTGCTACAACCCGTGCCTGAACGAGTGGAGCCAGCTGGCCTCGATGAACCAGAAGAG GTCCAACTTCAAGCTGCTGGCTGTCAGTGGGAAGCTCTATGCCATCGGTGGCCAGTCCCTTTCCAACGTGGAGTGCTACAACCCGGAGAACGACTGGTGGAATTTTGTGGCGTCCATGCCAAACCCTCTTGCAGAATTCTCAGCTTGTGAATGCAAGGGCAAGATCTACGTTATTGGAGGATACACTGCACGAG GCAGGAACATGAGCATCCTGCAGTACTGCCCCACTTCTGATTCCTGGACCAACTTGGAGCTGTGCGACGTGCACGTGCGCAAGCAGCAGATGCTGTCTGTGGAGGAGACCATCTACCTGGTGGGGGGCTGCATCCTGGAGCCAGGGCCCGGCCACAGATCCAGCCCCAGCGAGGACGTGCTGACCGTGCAGTCCTACAACATCGCCACCAAAGAGTGGCTCTACCTCAACGAGAACTCTTCCAAATCCGGCCTTAACTTGACTTGCACGCTCCACAACGATGGAGTCTATATCTTGAGTAGGAATATTACTCTGTCTTCCAGCTTGGAGCAGCGTCTCTTCCTGAAGTACAACATCTTCACGGACACTTGGGAGACCCTGGGACGCTTCCCAGCCTTTGGACAGAACATTCTGATCTGTTCTATGTATTTGCCTGATGGGCGAAAAGTGTAG